The Misgurnus anguillicaudatus chromosome 15, ASM2758022v2, whole genome shotgun sequence genome has a window encoding:
- the LOC129419410 gene encoding uncharacterized protein isoform X1 has translation MASWLKKTGGRRPPPPAHSGGGGPIPLRSYRISPYPIKEDRTEDLLVSESFESQEEGSEYPGTQEYKHSPHQSAAADSPEDYDPSDQRTAIYNKFHQQLYGEGAKQPADCIVLSVNNQNVDYPKSIGQCLQERGLSVEMLYLQAESGLTRALQDVRSDGSPLCILVEQTNITLSSCTVIIFSESLKIHRNMPKEQALEFVMTEFGRMNAARREPDPTEATARVSKLTEDFMERAKLERHAVPPAIRHLLFLLAEGLHLYSEELTTLTDYLQNRQDHLQGEHVTTSCPESSSEVQSDRSPVVNSLPPGLGKPPPLLPVGSGPSPRERTNPPSGSGNTPKGHVGSQGSYPKTKPPPLLSRPTASHDPIPLRPNRLSPQPSRGPPYGPDKPLLQTPTRGPLLSHSSRGFHSTRGHPVSHSVRGPSLIRGPPPQNGPRGSALLRGPRPPPPSLRSLHVGAPTGSRPPRHLLP, from the exons atggCGTCGTGGCTGAAGAAGACTGGGGGCAGAcgaccaccaccaccagctcaTAGCGGAGGAGG GGGTCCAATACCTCTTCGGTCTTACCGAATATCACCTTACCCCATCAAGGAGGACAGAACAGAAGATCTCCTGGTATCTGAAAG tTTTGAAAGCCAGGAAGAAGGCAGTGAGTACCCAGGCACACAGGAATATAAGCATTCACCACATCAGTCAGCTG CAGCTGATTCACCAGAAGACTATGATCCATCGGATCAACGCACTGCCATATACAACAAGTTCCACCAGCAGCTGTATGGAGAAGGTGCTAAACAGCCTGCCGACTGTATCGTCTTGTCTGTGAACAATCAGAATGT GGATTACCCCAAATCCATAGGCCAGTGTTTGCAGGAACGTGGCCTCTCGGTGGAAATGCTTTACCTGCAGGCGGAATCAGGCCTCACCCGTGCCCTCCAAGATGTCCGTTCTGACGGTTCCCCCTTATGTATACTCGTCGAGCAGACTAATATAACACTGTCCTCGTGCACTGTAATCATATTTTCAGAGTCCCTCAAAA TACATAGAAACATGCCCAAAGAACAGGCTTTGGAGTTTGTGATGACGGAGTTTGGCCGCATGAACGCTGCAAGGCGGGAGCCGGACCCCACGGAGGCAACGGCACGGGTGTCTAAGCTGACGGAGGACTTCATGGAGCGGGCCAAGCTGGAGCGCCACGCTGTTCCCCCTGCCATACGCCACCTGCTCTTCCTCCTGGCCGAAGGTTTGCACCTTTACTCAGAGGAACTTACCACTCTGACGGACTACCTTCAAAACCGCCAGGACCATCTGCAAGGTGAACATGTTACAACGTCCTGCCCTG AATCGTCCTCTGAGGTACAAAGTGATAGGTCTCCTGTGGTGAACAGTCTGCCTCCAGGGTTAGGAAAGCCCCCTCCTCTTCTTCCTGTTGGATCTGGACCTTCACCAAGAGAACGGACAAACCCACCATCAGGCTCGGGCAACACTCCTAAAGGTCACGTGGGATCACAAG GCTCTTATCCCAAGACAAAGCCACCACCTCTGCTTTCGAGACCCACTGCCTCCCACGATCCAATACCCTTACGTCCCAACCGCTTAAGTCCCCAACCATCTAGAGGGCCACCTTATGGTCCTGACAAGCCTCTTCTACAAACTCCCACACGTGGTCCTCTGCTTAGCCACTCATCTCGTGGTTTCCACTCCACTCGTGGGCATCCGGTGTCTCATTCAGTGCGAGGACCATCTTTGATCCGTGGACCCCCACCACAGAATGGCCCGCGTGGTTCTGCTTTACTACGTGGTCCAAGACCACCACCACCTTCACTCAGGAGCCTTCACGTGGGAGCTCCAACAG GTTCACGTCCACCTAGGCATCTGCTTCCTTAA
- the LOC129419410 gene encoding uncharacterized protein isoform X2: MASWLKKTGGRRPPPPAHSGGGGPIPLRSYRISPYPIKEDRTEDLLVSESFESQEEGSEYPGTQEYKHSPHQSAAADSPEDYDPSDQRTAIYNKFHQQLYGEGAKQPADCIVLSVNNQNVDYPKSIGQCLQERGLSVEMLYLQAESGLTRALQDVRSDGSPLCILVEQTNITLSSCTVIIFSESLKIHRNMPKEQALEFVMTEFGRMNAARREPDPTEATARVSKLTEDFMERAKLERHAVPPAIRHLLFLLAEGLHLYSEELTTLTDYLQNRQDHLQESSSEVQSDRSPVVNSLPPGLGKPPPLLPVGSGPSPRERTNPPSGSGNTPKGHVGSQGSYPKTKPPPLLSRPTASHDPIPLRPNRLSPQPSRGPPYGPDKPLLQTPTRGPLLSHSSRGFHSTRGHPVSHSVRGPSLIRGPPPQNGPRGSALLRGPRPPPPSLRSLHVGAPTGSRPPRHLLP, translated from the exons atggCGTCGTGGCTGAAGAAGACTGGGGGCAGAcgaccaccaccaccagctcaTAGCGGAGGAGG GGGTCCAATACCTCTTCGGTCTTACCGAATATCACCTTACCCCATCAAGGAGGACAGAACAGAAGATCTCCTGGTATCTGAAAG tTTTGAAAGCCAGGAAGAAGGCAGTGAGTACCCAGGCACACAGGAATATAAGCATTCACCACATCAGTCAGCTG CAGCTGATTCACCAGAAGACTATGATCCATCGGATCAACGCACTGCCATATACAACAAGTTCCACCAGCAGCTGTATGGAGAAGGTGCTAAACAGCCTGCCGACTGTATCGTCTTGTCTGTGAACAATCAGAATGT GGATTACCCCAAATCCATAGGCCAGTGTTTGCAGGAACGTGGCCTCTCGGTGGAAATGCTTTACCTGCAGGCGGAATCAGGCCTCACCCGTGCCCTCCAAGATGTCCGTTCTGACGGTTCCCCCTTATGTATACTCGTCGAGCAGACTAATATAACACTGTCCTCGTGCACTGTAATCATATTTTCAGAGTCCCTCAAAA TACATAGAAACATGCCCAAAGAACAGGCTTTGGAGTTTGTGATGACGGAGTTTGGCCGCATGAACGCTGCAAGGCGGGAGCCGGACCCCACGGAGGCAACGGCACGGGTGTCTAAGCTGACGGAGGACTTCATGGAGCGGGCCAAGCTGGAGCGCCACGCTGTTCCCCCTGCCATACGCCACCTGCTCTTCCTCCTGGCCGAAGGTTTGCACCTTTACTCAGAGGAACTTACCACTCTGACGGACTACCTTCAAAACCGCCAGGACCATCTGCAAG AATCGTCCTCTGAGGTACAAAGTGATAGGTCTCCTGTGGTGAACAGTCTGCCTCCAGGGTTAGGAAAGCCCCCTCCTCTTCTTCCTGTTGGATCTGGACCTTCACCAAGAGAACGGACAAACCCACCATCAGGCTCGGGCAACACTCCTAAAGGTCACGTGGGATCACAAG GCTCTTATCCCAAGACAAAGCCACCACCTCTGCTTTCGAGACCCACTGCCTCCCACGATCCAATACCCTTACGTCCCAACCGCTTAAGTCCCCAACCATCTAGAGGGCCACCTTATGGTCCTGACAAGCCTCTTCTACAAACTCCCACACGTGGTCCTCTGCTTAGCCACTCATCTCGTGGTTTCCACTCCACTCGTGGGCATCCGGTGTCTCATTCAGTGCGAGGACCATCTTTGATCCGTGGACCCCCACCACAGAATGGCCCGCGTGGTTCTGCTTTACTACGTGGTCCAAGACCACCACCACCTTCACTCAGGAGCCTTCACGTGGGAGCTCCAACAG GTTCACGTCCACCTAGGCATCTGCTTCCTTAA
- the LOC129419410 gene encoding uncharacterized protein isoform X3, whose translation MASWLKKTGGRRPPPPAHSGGGGPIPLRSYRISPYPIKEDRTEDLLVSESFESQEEGTADSPEDYDPSDQRTAIYNKFHQQLYGEGAKQPADCIVLSVNNQNVDYPKSIGQCLQERGLSVEMLYLQAESGLTRALQDVRSDGSPLCILVEQTNITLSSCTVIIFSESLKIHRNMPKEQALEFVMTEFGRMNAARREPDPTEATARVSKLTEDFMERAKLERHAVPPAIRHLLFLLAEGLHLYSEELTTLTDYLQNRQDHLQGEHVTTSCPESSSEVQSDRSPVVNSLPPGLGKPPPLLPVGSGPSPRERTNPPSGSGNTPKGHVGSQGSYPKTKPPPLLSRPTASHDPIPLRPNRLSPQPSRGPPYGPDKPLLQTPTRGPLLSHSSRGFHSTRGHPVSHSVRGPSLIRGPPPQNGPRGSALLRGPRPPPPSLRSLHVGAPTGSRPPRHLLP comes from the exons atggCGTCGTGGCTGAAGAAGACTGGGGGCAGAcgaccaccaccaccagctcaTAGCGGAGGAGG GGGTCCAATACCTCTTCGGTCTTACCGAATATCACCTTACCCCATCAAGGAGGACAGAACAGAAGATCTCCTGGTATCTGAAAG tTTTGAAAGCCAGGAAGAAGGCA CAGCTGATTCACCAGAAGACTATGATCCATCGGATCAACGCACTGCCATATACAACAAGTTCCACCAGCAGCTGTATGGAGAAGGTGCTAAACAGCCTGCCGACTGTATCGTCTTGTCTGTGAACAATCAGAATGT GGATTACCCCAAATCCATAGGCCAGTGTTTGCAGGAACGTGGCCTCTCGGTGGAAATGCTTTACCTGCAGGCGGAATCAGGCCTCACCCGTGCCCTCCAAGATGTCCGTTCTGACGGTTCCCCCTTATGTATACTCGTCGAGCAGACTAATATAACACTGTCCTCGTGCACTGTAATCATATTTTCAGAGTCCCTCAAAA TACATAGAAACATGCCCAAAGAACAGGCTTTGGAGTTTGTGATGACGGAGTTTGGCCGCATGAACGCTGCAAGGCGGGAGCCGGACCCCACGGAGGCAACGGCACGGGTGTCTAAGCTGACGGAGGACTTCATGGAGCGGGCCAAGCTGGAGCGCCACGCTGTTCCCCCTGCCATACGCCACCTGCTCTTCCTCCTGGCCGAAGGTTTGCACCTTTACTCAGAGGAACTTACCACTCTGACGGACTACCTTCAAAACCGCCAGGACCATCTGCAAGGTGAACATGTTACAACGTCCTGCCCTG AATCGTCCTCTGAGGTACAAAGTGATAGGTCTCCTGTGGTGAACAGTCTGCCTCCAGGGTTAGGAAAGCCCCCTCCTCTTCTTCCTGTTGGATCTGGACCTTCACCAAGAGAACGGACAAACCCACCATCAGGCTCGGGCAACACTCCTAAAGGTCACGTGGGATCACAAG GCTCTTATCCCAAGACAAAGCCACCACCTCTGCTTTCGAGACCCACTGCCTCCCACGATCCAATACCCTTACGTCCCAACCGCTTAAGTCCCCAACCATCTAGAGGGCCACCTTATGGTCCTGACAAGCCTCTTCTACAAACTCCCACACGTGGTCCTCTGCTTAGCCACTCATCTCGTGGTTTCCACTCCACTCGTGGGCATCCGGTGTCTCATTCAGTGCGAGGACCATCTTTGATCCGTGGACCCCCACCACAGAATGGCCCGCGTGGTTCTGCTTTACTACGTGGTCCAAGACCACCACCACCTTCACTCAGGAGCCTTCACGTGGGAGCTCCAACAG GTTCACGTCCACCTAGGCATCTGCTTCCTTAA